One segment of Chthoniobacterales bacterium DNA contains the following:
- a CDS encoding EF-hand domain-containing protein, with protein MKTKSLLLIAVAALPLAFATAKTPDRFDQADRNHDGMISLDEANAFLVQQIFGPRDKNKDGKVTREEWMVIKGSGQAEDFRVRDANADGVVTMDEALAYGRKKGMAKELMQKADTNKDGKLSMAEIKAYYASKEGPVR; from the coding sequence ATGAAAACCAAATCTCTTCTCCTAATCGCAGTCGCCGCCCTGCCTCTGGCTTTCGCCACCGCCAAAACGCCGGATCGCTTTGACCAGGCAGATCGAAACCACGACGGAATGATTTCCCTCGATGAAGCGAATGCCTTTCTCGTCCAGCAAATTTTTGGGCCCCGCGACAAGAACAAGGATGGGAAAGTTACGCGGGAAGAGTGGATGGTGATCAAGGGGTCGGGCCAGGCCGAGGATTTTCGCGTGCGCGACGCGAATGCGGATGGCGTTGTCACCATGGATGAGGCGCTGGCCTACGGCCGGAAGAAGGGAATGGCGAAAGAGCTCATGCAGAAAGCGGACACGAACAAGGACGGCAAACTCTCGATGGCGGAGATCAAAGCCTATTACGCCAGCAAGGAAG
- a CDS encoding VIT1/CCC1 transporter family protein: MKKVLEPIDRISEVLFGLIMVLTFTGTLSVAEAGRDDVRTMLIGALGCNFAWGIIDGILYLMGCLAERGRGLLALRAARDTTDPEEARRLVANALPPAIASITERAELEMIIGRLRELPEPPAYAHLKRDDWLGGLGVFLLVFLCTFPVVVPFLFMHNAGPALRVSNAIAVVMLFLTEYFFGRLSGHRPWLFGISMVFLGLILVGMTIALGG, encoded by the coding sequence ATGAAAAAGGTGCTGGAGCCAATTGATCGCATATCCGAAGTCCTTTTTGGCCTGATCATGGTTCTCACGTTCACGGGGACACTGAGCGTCGCCGAGGCGGGGCGCGACGATGTCCGCACCATGCTCATCGGCGCTCTGGGATGTAATTTCGCCTGGGGAATCATTGATGGGATTCTTTACCTGATGGGCTGCCTCGCGGAACGAGGGCGCGGATTGCTCGCGCTTCGGGCGGCGCGTGACACCACCGATCCGGAAGAAGCGCGCCGCCTTGTCGCTAACGCCCTGCCACCGGCCATCGCGTCCATCACGGAACGCGCCGAACTCGAAATGATCATCGGGCGCCTGCGCGAGCTGCCCGAGCCGCCTGCTTACGCGCATTTGAAGCGGGATGATTGGCTGGGTGGTCTCGGTGTTTTTCTTCTCGTGTTCCTGTGCACGTTCCCAGTGGTGGTTCCGTTCCTTTTCATGCATAACGCCGGGCCAGCCCTGCGCGTCTCCAATGCCATCGCGGTCGTGATGTTGTTCCTGACGGAGTACTTTTTCGGACGACTGAGCGGGCATCGCCCGTGGCTTTTCGGCATTTCGATGGTGTTCCTGGGGCTGATTCTTGTCGGGATGACCATCGCGCTTGGGGGCTAG